The stretch of DNA GGCGTTACCGGCATGGGCGGCCCGTAGGCCTCTGGCGTTACTACAATCCAGCTCAGCAGCTTGAACGCAAAGAGCGTTTTTTGCGTGTGCCTCCCCAGCAACTGGCTATAACCTATTATTACGCTACTGGGCAAATCGCTCGGGAGGGTAAGGCAAAGTATGTACTCCGGCCCGATGGGGCCCAGTTCTACTGGTTTGGGGAGTGGAAACGGTACTCTGAGTCAGGCCATCTTCAGGCTTCTGAGTACTATGTAAAAGGCCAGTTACAAGGCAAAATGCGCTAATACGGAGGCCTCTTAAATTGGCGCGTTTTAAAGCGCACCAAAAAAATTAAATAGGATTTATTGCTAGATCAGGAAAATAATATATTAGTGAATTGTTTCCCATTCAATTCACGAGCGTGTCTACTGCAACAACTTCTACCCACACCTTGGCAGCTCGGCGTAGGCGCCGCCGCTCCCCCGAAACTCCCACACTCTTAAGCAACCGCACCATAATGGCCTTTCTGGGCCTTATGGGCCTGACGCTATTACTAAGCTTAGGTATAATTGCGGCTAACTTAGCTATGTAACCAAACAAGTGGGGTACTGCTCGCACCCCATAATTGTACTCGCCCTGCTTGAAGTTGTGCTTATGTAATGGTACATCTCCAAGCAGGGCGAGTTTTTATAGGAGCGGCTTTAACTAAGTCATTACTCGTCGAAGATGCCACCTACCACATTGCCTAGTATGCTGCCGCTTTCCTTGCGGCTGTTGCCTCCGTTGGGCGCCAAGGCCTGAATCAGCTTTTTCACCGGCATAGATTGGAGCCACACCCGACCCGTGCCACGAAGGGTTGCTAATAGCAGGCCCTCACCACCAAAGATCATTGACTTGAGCCCGCCTGCGCGGGCAATGCTAAAGTCAATACTCGGCTCAAAGGCAACAACGCAGCCCGTATCAACGCGCAGTAACTCGTTGTTCAGCTGCTTCTCGATAATGGTACCCCCGGCGTGAATAAAGGCTTTTCCGTCACCCGTCAGCTTTTGCAGAATGAAACCTTCCCCAGCAAATAGGCCTGTGCCCAGCTTCTGGTTGAAGTGAATGCTCATCTTGGTGCCCCGGGCAGCCGCCAGAAACCCATCCTTCTGCACAATTAGCCCTTGAGGCAGAGTCCGCAGATCTAACGGAATGATAGTGCCTGGATATGGCGCTGAGAAAGCTACCCGGCTTTTACCGAAACTACCACGGTGGGTGAAGTGTGTCATAAACAACGACTCCCCCGTAAGCAGGCGCGTACCCGCCGAAAATAGCTTGCCCATAAATCCCTGGTCAGGCTCAGAGCCATCGCCCATCTTGGTTTCGAAGGCAATGGCCTCGTCCATATATACCATGGCGCCGGCTTCAGCAATTACCGTTTCATTCGGGTCTAGCTCTACTTCCAGTACCTGAATGTCGTGGCCTAGAATTTTGTAGTCAACATCGTGGGATTGCATAACGAGAGGGAAGTGGTGAATAGACAACCCAAGTATAGTAAAACCCGCATTGATTCAACTCGCATGAGGTAGCCACGGAGAGCAAAAGCTGCAGGTAAAAACGCCTTGCGGCGTAAAGTGCCTTACCCAACTCACCGGAGAGAGTCAAACCAAGGTGCTCTACGCCGCAGGGCGCTACCAACAATATCAAAAGCTATTACTCGTCTTCTTCGCTTAGTTTCTCTAAGTCTTCGTCGGGCTCCGCATTAGCCTTAGGGCCCTTTTTTGTGGCTTCCTTGCTAGTACGAAGCATAAAGTCCTCATCAGACTCTTCCGGCTCTTGTACGCCTCCCTCTAACGCAAAATCATCATCTTCTTCGTCTTTCTCCCCAAATTGCCCATCACGGTTCACCAGCTTCTTGTCGCGCACATGGCGGTTCAGGAAGTGGTTTATGTCTTCGATGGAGTAGTTAGAGGTGATTTCACCCAGCGGGTTTACTTTGATTTCGAAGCCTTCTAGCTCTTTATGTACCCGGGCTTTCTTTTCCGGATCGTTCTTTTTCTTCTTCGAGTTAACGGGTTTTTTGGCCATAATACGGGCGGCTAAAGTCAGTTCAACAGCAAGCGACCCAGCAGATAACAGTCGCCTTAAAAGAACTAGTACGATGCGACCTTACCCGCGGTTGACGTAGTGGCCTAGAAGTCTGGTCCCAATGGCTCACATGTGCAAAAAAGCCCACTCAGCACATCTTGCTGGGTGGGCTTAAAGCTATTGGCTTCTTAGGCCAGTAAGGTTAAGCGGGCAGCTGGCTAACTGCTGCTTCAATACGCTCAGCCGTTTCCTGGGTGCCCAGAATGCTCATGATGTGCATGAGGTCGGGGCCGGCGGCAGCACCAGTTACGGCTACGCGCAACGCCTGCAATACCTGCCCAATCTTGATACCCTGGCGCTCTAGCACCTGCGTAAGCAGCGCTTTAATAGCATCAGGAGAGGCATCAGTAATAGCAGGCAGCTCCCGGGCAAACTCAGCCAGAGCGCCGGCTACCTGTGGGTTCCACTTCTTGCTGATTACCTGCTCATCATAAGCTGTAGGCCGCACAAAGAAGAGCTGGGCCTCCTTGGCCAGGTCGGCGGGGAAGGTAGCACGCTCTTTCACTAACGCCGCAATCTGTTCGGCTTTGTCGGCGGGCACCTCCAGGCCTTGGGCTTGTAGCGCTTCCAGCAGGTACTGGGCCAGCTCGCTGTCGGGCTTGGCACGCAGGTACTGCTCATTGTACCAGCGTACTTTGTTCTGGTCGAAGCGGGCCGGCGACTTGCTAACGCGCTCAATAGAGAAAGCTTCAATCAGCTCCTTCATGGTAAAGAGCTCCTGCTGAGTGCCGGGGTTCCAGCCCAGGAAGGCCAAGAAGTTGATGAAAGCATCGGGCAGGTAACCACTCTCGCGGTAGCCGCTGCTCACGGTAGGCTCACCGGTTTCGGCATCTTTACCGTGCCACTCCAGCGGGAACACAGGGAAGCCTAACCGGTCGCCGTCGCGCTTGCTGAGCTTACCAGTACCATCGGGCTTGAGCAGCAGGGGCAAGTGGGCAAACTGGGGCATAGTGCTTTCCCAGCCCAAGTAGCGATACAAGAGCACGTGCAGCGGCGCCGAGGGCAACCACTCCTCACCCCGAATCACGTGGGTAATTTCCATCAAGTGGTCGTCCACGATGTTAGCCAAGTGATACGTTGGCATACCATCTGACTTCATCAGCACTTTGTCGTCAATAGAAGAGGAGTGTACCACTACCCACCCGCGGATGAGGTCATTGAAACGCACTTCTTCTTTACGGGGCACCTTCAGACGGATCACGTACTGCTCCCCGCTTTCCAGTAGTTGCTTTACTTCCTCGGCTGGCAGCGTGAGGGAGTTGCGCATTTGGGCCCGCGTAATGCTGTTGTATTGTGGGTTGGGCACTTTGGCGGCCGTCAGGCGGGCACGCATGGCGTCCAACTCCTCGGGAGTATCAAAGGCATAGTAGGCGTGGCCGCTATCAATGAGCTGCTGCGCATACTGCATGTACATGGGTTTCCGCTCGCTTTGGCGGTAGGGGGCGTGGGGGCCGCCGTTCCAGGGGCTCTCATCAAGCTCAATACCGCACCACTCCAGGCTCTGCCGAATGTAGTCTTCGGCACCGGGTACAAAGCGGTTTTGGTCGGTATCCTCGATGCGCAGCAGCATTTTGCCGCCCAACTTACGGGCTAGCAGATAGTTATAGAGCGCAGTGCGCACGCCGCCAATGTGCAGCGGACCGGTGGGGCTGGGTGCAAAGCGTACCCGTACTTCTCTTTCCATACAAACAGCAGATTTGCGGCCGGTTCAAGTCCGAAACGCGCCGCAAAGGTAGGCAATTAGCAGGGGAGGGAGAAGGATATAATACAGTACTCCATAGCTAGCGTAAGTTCCCGCTACGCGTAAGCGGCTTGGTACCCCACCAGTGGCTTACTCGCTAGGCCACTATACTATAACCAGCTCATGCTTGCTCAGGAGCCCCGGCAGAGTAGCTAAGGCAAACCGGGCCTGCTTCAACTCATTAACTTCCGGGTCCAGCACCACGTGCCGCGCTGTTGTGAAGTCAGTGCCGGATAGGTTGGTTTGGTGAAAAACTGCGCCTTCCAGCTCACAGTCAGCAAATACGGCCTGCGTTAGATCAGCACGTCCAAACTCCACTTCCCGCAGAG from Hymenobacter taeanensis encodes:
- a CDS encoding toxin-antitoxin system YwqK family antitoxin codes for the protein MSDLLTSCASWPLSHAHNHHDAKGQRHGRWQEYFDVAEKQLANQGRYRHGRPVGLWRYYNPAQQLERKERFLRVPPQQLAITYYYATGQIAREGKAKYVLRPDGAQFYWFGEWKRYSESGHLQASEYYVKGQLQGKMR
- a CDS encoding TIGR00266 family protein, with translation MQSHDVDYKILGHDIQVLEVELDPNETVIAEAGAMVYMDEAIAFETKMGDGSEPDQGFMGKLFSAGTRLLTGESLFMTHFTHRGSFGKSRVAFSAPYPGTIIPLDLRTLPQGLIVQKDGFLAAARGTKMSIHFNQKLGTGLFAGEGFILQKLTGDGKAFIHAGGTIIEKQLNNELLRVDTGCVVAFEPSIDFSIARAGGLKSMIFGGEGLLLATLRGTGRVWLQSMPVKKLIQALAPNGGNSRKESGSILGNVVGGIFDE
- the gltX gene encoding glutamate--tRNA ligase; translated protein: MEREVRVRFAPSPTGPLHIGGVRTALYNYLLARKLGGKMLLRIEDTDQNRFVPGAEDYIRQSLEWCGIELDESPWNGGPHAPYRQSERKPMYMQYAQQLIDSGHAYYAFDTPEELDAMRARLTAAKVPNPQYNSITRAQMRNSLTLPAEEVKQLLESGEQYVIRLKVPRKEEVRFNDLIRGWVVVHSSSIDDKVLMKSDGMPTYHLANIVDDHLMEITHVIRGEEWLPSAPLHVLLYRYLGWESTMPQFAHLPLLLKPDGTGKLSKRDGDRLGFPVFPLEWHGKDAETGEPTVSSGYRESGYLPDAFINFLAFLGWNPGTQQELFTMKELIEAFSIERVSKSPARFDQNKVRWYNEQYLRAKPDSELAQYLLEALQAQGLEVPADKAEQIAALVKERATFPADLAKEAQLFFVRPTAYDEQVISKKWNPQVAGALAEFARELPAITDASPDAIKALLTQVLERQGIKIGQVLQALRVAVTGAAAGPDLMHIMSILGTQETAERIEAAVSQLPA